Proteins found in one Pyxidicoccus trucidator genomic segment:
- a CDS encoding NAD(P)-binding protein, whose product MSREKDVPPIPPAPPRAGLGRVHIYGGGITGLTAAHELARRGFRVRVYEPAQEYDETGHAEAQAPSPVTSFRMAVGGMARSQYLRVPKGAPGNFPRQGQFVTSDSHRAFLRYSPDLEASEWEQQLHTLAYSFVYGRGYFDGYTGGRSPGVLYIRVYSNPGEGPDPFYDKLLGDAWNLREKLTTMSVEQITSPALHRSRVIVVQREDDALAHELGAPFPPLDSPGIQFEMYHFLPGEHGFRFFPSYYRHLFSTMVETPILDEQGRFTGRRVFDNLVPSSFYGIAAQGRRIRFLRRAPASRPVELLQELRDLASSGYPPSDTLQFTLRIWRYLCTCSERRKADFERISWWEYLEGYDPEKKTRRYQYSAAFMRDMQFAPRVLAAFDGAWGDARTNGNTLAQLYLNNLMPLPKTDGTLNGPTTSAWFRPWRRYLEEHLRVEFYAMKLHRFALERGRLVPYCLAGEWEFVDTHSNANGSDEDSDPVDYYLVATDAVTAEQVTRGLPRVGIVEGLQGFTSRVPPNPRGPEPAEERSPGVLPGHVPWDRFQTLTGIQFFFPTTTRLAEGYLFFLDAPWGLSAISSQQYWATPPTFDQDGFSSVLSVDIGNWYVREPGVGSPSHSSRHELAHEVWRQVREATEQHHAPLPHAGHYGFVLPEPSWYHMDRFIRFETDPATGKERPVKNLAPYLIPIVGDWDRRPGPEPWDPMAPDPEATERASLPEGLWQAPHGGYPVHWKQLVFAGTWLKTFTRMTTMESANESARHAVNAIIDHYLTCHEPKKREPTRGVAPPRASPTVPEYSGQGSLTGSPDFRLTPIGEYCRIWDPEKHELPELAPLRELDAKLFALGLPHVWDLLHLEPLALPLLAPLDASGDGAEALSSFLARVREALEPLSNPLWPGSVWPGP is encoded by the coding sequence ATGTCCCGAGAGAAAGACGTGCCCCCCATTCCCCCCGCTCCCCCTCGGGCGGGCCTCGGACGCGTCCACATCTATGGCGGAGGCATCACCGGGCTGACGGCCGCGCACGAGCTGGCCCGGCGTGGCTTCCGGGTCCGCGTCTACGAGCCCGCCCAGGAGTACGACGAGACAGGACATGCCGAGGCCCAGGCTCCGTCACCCGTGACGAGCTTCAGGATGGCCGTCGGAGGCATGGCCCGCTCGCAGTACCTGCGCGTGCCCAAGGGGGCTCCGGGGAACTTTCCGCGGCAGGGCCAGTTCGTGACGTCCGACAGCCACCGCGCGTTCCTGCGCTATAGCCCCGACCTCGAAGCCAGCGAGTGGGAGCAGCAGCTCCACACCCTCGCGTACTCCTTCGTGTACGGCCGGGGCTATTTCGACGGCTACACCGGAGGGAGGTCGCCGGGCGTCCTCTACATCCGCGTCTACAGCAATCCGGGCGAGGGCCCGGACCCCTTCTACGACAAGCTCCTGGGCGACGCCTGGAACCTGCGTGAGAAGCTGACGACGATGTCCGTGGAGCAAATCACGTCTCCGGCGCTCCACCGCTCCCGCGTCATCGTCGTCCAGCGGGAGGACGACGCGCTCGCGCACGAGCTGGGGGCCCCGTTCCCACCGCTGGACTCGCCCGGCATCCAGTTCGAGATGTATCACTTCCTGCCCGGCGAGCACGGCTTCCGCTTCTTCCCCTCGTACTACCGCCACCTCTTCTCCACGATGGTGGAGACCCCCATCCTGGACGAGCAGGGCAGGTTCACCGGCCGCCGCGTCTTCGACAACCTCGTCCCCTCCAGCTTCTACGGCATCGCCGCCCAGGGCCGCCGCATCCGCTTCCTGCGCCGCGCGCCCGCCAGCCGGCCCGTGGAGCTGCTCCAGGAGCTGCGGGACCTGGCGTCCTCCGGCTACCCGCCCAGCGACACGCTCCAGTTCACCCTGCGAATCTGGCGGTACCTGTGCACCTGCTCCGAGCGCAGGAAGGCCGACTTCGAGCGCATCTCCTGGTGGGAGTACCTGGAGGGGTATGACCCGGAGAAGAAGACGCGCCGCTACCAGTACAGCGCGGCCTTCATGCGCGACATGCAGTTCGCCCCGCGAGTGCTGGCCGCCTTCGACGGAGCCTGGGGCGATGCGCGCACCAACGGCAACACGCTGGCCCAGCTCTACCTCAACAACCTGATGCCGCTGCCCAAGACGGACGGCACCCTCAACGGACCGACGACGTCCGCCTGGTTCCGCCCCTGGCGCCGCTACCTGGAAGAGCATCTGCGCGTGGAGTTCTACGCCATGAAGCTGCACCGGTTCGCGCTTGAGAGAGGCCGCCTCGTCCCCTACTGCCTCGCTGGAGAATGGGAGTTCGTCGACACCCACTCGAACGCCAATGGCTCCGACGAGGACTCCGACCCGGTGGACTACTACCTCGTGGCCACCGACGCGGTGACCGCGGAGCAGGTGACGCGCGGCCTGCCCCGCGTCGGCATCGTCGAGGGGCTGCAAGGCTTCACCAGCCGGGTGCCTCCCAACCCTCGCGGCCCGGAGCCGGCGGAGGAGCGCTCGCCGGGAGTGCTCCCGGGCCACGTGCCCTGGGACCGCTTCCAGACGCTCACCGGCATCCAGTTCTTCTTTCCCACCACCACCCGGCTCGCCGAGGGCTACCTCTTCTTCCTCGACGCGCCGTGGGGGCTGTCCGCCATCAGCAGCCAGCAGTACTGGGCCACGCCGCCCACCTTCGACCAGGACGGCTTCTCCTCGGTCCTCAGCGTGGACATCGGCAACTGGTACGTGCGCGAGCCGGGGGTGGGAAGTCCCTCCCACAGCTCCCGCCACGAGCTTGCCCACGAGGTGTGGCGGCAGGTCCGCGAGGCCACCGAGCAGCACCACGCGCCGCTGCCCCATGCGGGCCACTACGGCTTCGTCCTGCCAGAGCCCTCCTGGTACCACATGGACCGGTTCATCCGCTTCGAGACCGACCCGGCTACGGGGAAGGAGCGCCCCGTGAAGAACCTGGCGCCCTACCTCATCCCCATCGTCGGCGACTGGGACCGCCGGCCCGGGCCCGAGCCCTGGGACCCGATGGCGCCCGACCCGGAAGCGACGGAACGAGCAAGCCTCCCCGAAGGACTGTGGCAGGCCCCCCATGGTGGCTATCCGGTGCACTGGAAACAGCTCGTCTTCGCCGGCACCTGGCTCAAGACGTTCACCCGCATGACCACCATGGAGTCCGCGAACGAGTCCGCGCGCCACGCGGTCAACGCCATCATCGACCACTACCTCACCTGCCATGAGCCCAAGAAGCGCGAGCCCACGCGGGGCGTTGCCCCCCCGCGGGCCTCTCCCACCGTTCCCGAGTACAGCGGGCAGGGCTCGCTGACGGGCTCGCCCGACTTCCGGCTGACGCCCATTGGCGAGTACTGCCGCATCTGGGACCCGGAGAAGCACGAGCTGCCGGAGCTGGCACCGCTGCGCGAGCTGGACGCGAAGCTGTTTGCCCTGGGCCTGCCGCATGTCTGGGACTTGCTGCACCTGGAGCCCCTGGCCCTGCCGCTCCTCGCACCGCTCGACGCCTCGGGCGACGGAGCCGAGGCGCTGTCCTCCTTCCTGGCGCGGGTGCGCGAGGCGCTGGAGCCGCTGTCGAACCCGCTCTGGCCGGGCAGCGTCTGGCCCGGGCCGTGA
- a CDS encoding NAD(P)-binding protein: protein MAPESDEKERAGNQPISKSLARVHIYGAGIAGLTAAHELAIRGFRVRVIEPAQECSETGQLEGAPQPLSRRMAVGGLARTQYLRAERGAQGNFVGQGRSEEGRIFLKYPATFEPGDAAGAVPEKVVPELHHFLNQCGFFTRGETQGVLHIRIPPSKDETTRRRRRRNADALHRFLTATSGWETKLEPARVIVMLEAEAQELAQLLALPPKSLGDEEGLQLELLHYLPGEHGFRFFPSYYRHLFSTMMETPILDENNRLTGRRVFDNLVPSSFYGIAAQGRRIRFLRRAPSSRPAEMLQELKDLASSGYPLSDTLQFTLRIWRYMSTCSERRQADFEKVSWWEYLEGYDAEKKTRRYKYSDAFKRDMQFAPRVLAAFDGAWGDARTNGNTLTQLYLNNLLPLPKTDGTLNGPTTLAWLRPWRRYLRDYLKVEFHAGALTRLQLDTATGRLTPLWRRRGERQEEEDTMVLNPPLKADFPGAYEQVDYHLIATDAATAETLTKDLPPIGVVQGLRGFTTTIPANPRGPEAAQPRVPGVFPGNVAWDRFQTLTGIQFFFPASVRLAEGYLYFLDAPWGLSAINSQQYWATPPTFDRDGFGAVLSVDIGNWYVRDAPKSPSSSAPHEIAMEVWRQIKQATEQHKTPLPNSAHFNFELPAPAWYHVDRYIQFDAPQPPTPQRAVANLAPYLIPILDDWKHRPGTEPWDPLRPAPPPVGVLSQGLWQAPHGGYPVHWDKLVFAGTYLKTFTRMTTMESANESARHAVNAIIDHFLKHHYVAQEAPRSSAPETPPGNHDELGPLAGLPEFRMTPIGEYCRIWDPEQHELPELAPLRELDAKLFAAGRPHVWDALGMEALAMPMLHPLVPTGGAEPLLALLRVVRESLEKLLKDAMPGKKPPSR, encoded by the coding sequence ATGGCTCCCGAGAGCGATGAGAAAGAACGGGCCGGCAACCAGCCCATCAGCAAGAGCCTGGCCCGCGTCCACATCTATGGGGCCGGCATCGCCGGGCTGACGGCGGCCCACGAGCTGGCCATCCGCGGCTTCCGCGTGCGCGTCATCGAGCCCGCCCAGGAGTGCAGCGAGACGGGGCAGCTCGAGGGAGCGCCCCAGCCCCTGAGTCGGAGGATGGCCGTGGGAGGCCTGGCCCGCACGCAGTACCTGCGCGCGGAGCGAGGCGCGCAGGGGAACTTCGTCGGACAGGGGCGGAGCGAAGAGGGCCGCATCTTCCTCAAGTACCCGGCGACCTTCGAGCCAGGGGACGCGGCGGGCGCGGTGCCCGAGAAGGTGGTGCCCGAACTCCATCACTTCCTGAACCAGTGCGGCTTCTTCACACGGGGAGAGACGCAGGGCGTCCTCCACATCCGCATCCCTCCGAGCAAGGACGAGACCACCCGGCGCAGGCGCAGGCGCAACGCGGACGCGCTTCACCGGTTCCTGACGGCCACGAGCGGCTGGGAGACGAAGCTCGAGCCGGCGCGAGTCATCGTCATGCTGGAGGCGGAGGCCCAGGAGCTCGCACAGCTCCTGGCCCTCCCTCCCAAGTCGCTCGGCGACGAGGAGGGACTCCAGCTGGAGCTGCTGCACTACCTGCCCGGCGAGCACGGCTTCCGCTTCTTCCCCTCGTACTACCGCCACCTCTTCTCCACGATGATGGAGACGCCCATCCTGGACGAGAACAACCGGCTGACCGGCCGCCGCGTCTTCGACAACCTCGTCCCCTCCAGCTTCTACGGCATCGCCGCCCAGGGCCGCCGCATCCGCTTCCTGCGCCGCGCTCCGAGCTCCCGACCCGCGGAGATGCTCCAGGAGCTGAAGGACCTGGCGTCCTCCGGCTACCCGCTCAGCGACACGCTCCAGTTCACCCTGCGAATCTGGCGCTATATGAGCACCTGCTCCGAGCGCCGGCAGGCCGACTTCGAGAAGGTCTCCTGGTGGGAGTACCTGGAGGGGTACGACGCGGAGAAGAAGACGCGCCGCTACAAGTACTCCGACGCCTTCAAGCGGGACATGCAGTTCGCGCCGCGCGTGCTGGCCGCCTTCGACGGGGCCTGGGGCGACGCGCGCACCAACGGCAACACACTGACCCAGCTCTACCTCAACAACCTGCTGCCGCTGCCCAAGACGGACGGCACCCTCAATGGCCCCACCACCCTGGCGTGGCTGCGCCCCTGGCGCCGCTATCTCCGGGACTACCTCAAGGTCGAGTTCCACGCGGGCGCGCTGACCCGCCTCCAACTCGACACGGCGACGGGCCGACTCACGCCCCTCTGGCGGCGGCGGGGAGAGCGGCAGGAGGAGGAGGACACGATGGTGCTCAATCCTCCCCTGAAGGCGGACTTCCCCGGCGCCTATGAGCAGGTGGACTACCACCTCATCGCCACCGACGCGGCGACCGCGGAGACCTTGACGAAGGACCTGCCCCCCATTGGCGTGGTGCAGGGCCTGCGCGGCTTCACGACCACCATCCCCGCCAACCCTCGCGGGCCCGAAGCAGCGCAGCCGCGCGTGCCGGGCGTATTCCCAGGGAACGTGGCCTGGGACCGCTTCCAGACGCTCACCGGCATCCAGTTCTTCTTCCCCGCCTCCGTCCGCCTCGCGGAGGGCTACCTCTACTTCCTCGACGCGCCCTGGGGCCTGTCCGCCATCAACAGCCAGCAGTACTGGGCCACGCCGCCCACGTTCGACCGCGACGGCTTCGGCGCCGTGCTGAGCGTGGACATCGGCAACTGGTACGTGAGGGATGCGCCGAAGAGCCCGTCCAGCAGCGCCCCACATGAAATCGCCATGGAGGTGTGGAGGCAGATAAAGCAGGCCACCGAGCAGCACAAGACGCCGCTGCCCAACTCAGCCCACTTCAACTTCGAGCTGCCCGCGCCCGCCTGGTACCACGTGGACCGGTACATCCAATTCGATGCACCTCAGCCGCCCACCCCACAGCGCGCGGTCGCCAACCTCGCGCCCTACCTCATCCCCATCCTGGATGACTGGAAGCACCGGCCCGGCACCGAGCCGTGGGATCCGCTGCGTCCCGCTCCGCCGCCCGTGGGTGTCCTGTCGCAGGGGCTGTGGCAGGCGCCTCACGGGGGCTACCCGGTCCACTGGGACAAGCTCGTCTTCGCGGGCACGTACCTCAAGACGTTCACCCGGATGACCACCATGGAGTCGGCCAACGAGTCGGCCCGCCATGCCGTCAACGCCATCATCGACCACTTCCTGAAGCACCATTACGTGGCGCAGGAGGCACCACGGTCATCGGCCCCCGAGACTCCGCCAGGCAACCACGATGAGCTGGGCCCGCTCGCCGGCCTGCCGGAGTTCCGGATGACGCCCATCGGTGAGTACTGCCGCATCTGGGACCCCGAGCAGCACGAGCTGCCCGAGCTGGCGCCGCTGCGAGAGCTGGACGCGAAGCTGTTCGCCGCGGGCAGGCCGCATGTCTGGGATGCGCTCGGCATGGAGGCGCTCGCGATGCCGATGCTCCATCCGCTCGTCCCCACGGGCGGCGCCGAGCCCCTGCTCGCGCTGCTGCGTGTCGTGCGCGAGAGCCTGGAGAAGCTGCTGAAGGACGCCATGCCCGGGAAGAAGCCGCCCTCGCGGTGA
- a CDS encoding sterol-binding-like protein yields MGALLAESFLALSRELPAQHALMCEQLQGRRVEVCVGAERFFLGFAPGSARVESAGPPAEVLLLTGRRVLADVLDARLSLTRAVLTDALEVVGPLPSLMALHDGLVTYVHGAVRCPSFPPLLARLRAVCREDAAPHSPPGGEAHGSRER; encoded by the coding sequence GTGGGGGCGCTTCTGGCCGAGTCGTTCCTGGCGCTCTCGCGCGAGCTGCCGGCGCAGCACGCCCTCATGTGCGAGCAACTCCAGGGGCGAAGGGTGGAGGTGTGCGTGGGCGCGGAGCGCTTCTTCCTCGGCTTCGCGCCGGGCAGCGCGCGGGTGGAGTCCGCCGGGCCTCCGGCCGAGGTGCTGCTGCTGACGGGCCGGCGCGTGCTCGCGGACGTGCTGGACGCGCGGCTATCGCTCACCCGGGCCGTGCTCACGGACGCGCTGGAGGTGGTGGGTCCGCTGCCGTCGCTGATGGCGCTCCACGACGGGCTCGTCACCTACGTCCATGGGGCGGTGCGCTGCCCCTCGTTCCCCCCGCTGCTCGCACGGCTGCGCGCCGTGTGCCGCGAGGACGCCGCTCCCCATTCCCCGCCTGGAGGTGAAGCGCATGGCTCCCGAGAGCGATGA
- a CDS encoding carotenoid 1,2-hydratase — protein sequence MRRQDSHGGLLTDLAELLPRLDYFRRSPARLGGRGGHKEWQYFLVNAGAVHLLINFSLQDDPWAADARRAEVARLTLLALGEEWQGGLERFPEAEVHVSPGCIDARFGASTLRFEQGRYLLDVSLREHSLAAELELVPMMRPLLFNNHPLAPGENLSWVVVPRLEARGTVTLGGRTHRVEGAPAYHDHNWGHFRWGGDFSWEWAHALPSDAAHPWSAVFVRMMDRRRTRVRYQSLFLWRSGGPVRTFRDRDIRLLHQGHFQPARRLTVPPEMALLAPGLACDLPAHMELAATSGADSFHFRFDAEELARVITPGESEPRTVSVLNELSGRVVSHGCIGGEPFELEATGIYELIRD from the coding sequence ATGAGGCGCCAGGACTCGCATGGCGGGCTCCTGACGGACCTCGCGGAGCTGCTCCCCCGGCTCGACTACTTCCGGCGCTCGCCCGCGCGGCTCGGCGGTCGGGGCGGGCACAAGGAGTGGCAGTACTTCCTCGTGAATGCCGGTGCGGTGCACCTGCTCATCAACTTCAGCCTCCAGGACGACCCGTGGGCCGCCGATGCGCGGCGCGCGGAGGTGGCGCGGCTCACGCTCCTGGCCCTCGGCGAGGAGTGGCAAGGCGGCCTGGAGCGCTTCCCCGAAGCGGAGGTCCACGTCTCCCCCGGCTGCATCGACGCGCGCTTCGGCGCCAGCACCCTGCGCTTCGAGCAGGGCCGCTACCTGCTCGACGTGTCCCTGCGGGAGCACTCCCTGGCGGCCGAGCTGGAGCTGGTCCCCATGATGCGGCCGCTCCTCTTCAACAACCACCCGCTCGCGCCGGGAGAGAACCTCTCGTGGGTCGTCGTCCCCCGACTGGAGGCCCGGGGCACCGTCACACTGGGAGGCCGGACACACCGGGTGGAGGGAGCGCCCGCGTACCACGACCACAACTGGGGCCACTTCCGCTGGGGCGGGGACTTCTCCTGGGAGTGGGCTCACGCGCTGCCGTCGGACGCCGCCCACCCGTGGAGCGCCGTCTTCGTCCGGATGATGGACCGGCGCAGGACGCGCGTGCGCTACCAGTCCCTCTTCCTGTGGAGGAGCGGAGGCCCGGTGCGCACCTTCCGGGACAGGGACATCCGCCTCCTCCACCAGGGCCACTTCCAGCCAGCGCGGCGCCTCACCGTGCCGCCGGAGATGGCGCTGCTCGCACCGGGACTGGCGTGCGACCTGCCCGCGCACATGGAGCTGGCGGCGACCTCGGGTGCGGACAGCTTCCACTTCCGCTTCGACGCGGAGGAGCTGGCCCGCGTCATCACCCCGGGCGAGAGCGAGCCTCGCACCGTGTCCGTGCTCAACGAGCTCAGCGGCCGGGTCGTGTCGCACGGCTGCATCGGCGGGGAACCCTTCGAGCTGGAGGCGACCGGCATCTATGAGCTCATCCGCGACTGA